The DNA window CTTCAACCCCCGGAGACGGGACAGGAGGAACGCGTACTCGGTGGACTCCATGGGACGGAACGTCACGGAGCCCGAGTAACCGAAGGACGTGCCCTGCGGCAGCGTGATGTTGAAGGCGGTGTGGGACGCGTTGACGTTGGGGAGGGTGGTGCTGCCAGGTGCCGCCGCGCTGACGGAGACAAACGGGCCGTACTCGGCATGGTAGCACGAGTGCTCGATGAGCTCGCCCACCTCCTCGGCCTCACACGTGTGCAGGCCCCGCAGCAGCTCCTGCTCCTGCGTCTGAGCCACGGACATCTGCTCGACGGCATCCTCGGACATCTCTTCGGTCTGCCCGCAGCCCATGAGCAACGACAGGCTGGAGGCAAGAAGGACCTTCTGGAACAACGGCGTCATCTTCACGGGGGCTCCTGGGTGAGGGACTGAGGATGTGGCGCACGGGAAGCCCCACCGGCCGCTCACGGCGGCTCCAGGCGCTGCTCCTCCGCGCACCACGCCCCCACACATGCCACGAAAGTACAAACGCAATCAAGTTGCATCTATTTACCGGATGCGAATGGGCGTTGGGGCGCCCTCCCGGGAGGCCTGGGCCCCCGCCTTGGCCTCCGTAAACCCGCGAGTTCTCATCGAAAAAGCACTATGGTGCCGCCAGCATGACGACGACGCACCCCACCGCGGTTTCCCGTTTCCTCAAGAGCCACCTTCGCCGGGACTCCCAAGCCCGGGAGACGTCCGTGGCAGGCTACATGGCGGGGCTGGCCGCGGCCTGCCTCGTGGCGGTGGGGGCCCTGGGGCCCTACATCGGCTGGGGGCTGACACGGGCGCTGCTGGGGCTCGTGGCCCTGCTGTGCGTCTATTACACGGTGTTGTGGCGGGCCCTGGGCGCGGGGTGGTTCCACCCCATCATCCACTGGCTCAACGTGGCCATCGAGGTCAGCATCCCCTCGGTGGTGCTGGCCTTCGACTTGCGCTTCCAAGGGCCCATCTACGCGCTCACCGCCCCCACGCTCGTCATCTGGGGCACCCTGGTGGTGCTGGCGGCGCTGCGCACCCAGCCCATGTTGGCGCTGATGGCCGGCGGGCTCGCGGCCGGTGAGTACCTGCTGCTCTACTTCTTCTTCGTGCGCCCGCTGCTGCCCGAGGAGCCGCTGCTCACCCTCACCCCGCCCTTCATCATCATGCGCGCGGTGTTCCTGCTCAGCTCCGGCGTGGCCACCGCCATCCTCGCCCGGCACTTCGTGCGCAAGACGGGCCAGGCGCTCGCGGCCCTGCGCGAGCAAGAGGTCATGGGCAAGTACCTGCTACACGAGCGCATCGGCACCGGCGGCATGGCGGAGGTGTACCGCGCCACCTACTGCCCCGAGGGCGGCTTCGAGAAGCAGGTGGCCCTCAAGCGTATCCTCCCCCACTTCGCGGATGACGCGGGCTTCGTCACCCTCTTCCGCCGGGAGGCGGAGCTGTGCTCCACCCTGCACCACCCCAACATCGTCCAGGTGTTCGACCTGGGGCGGCATGCCAACTCGTACTTCCTGGCCATGGAGTACGTGGATGGCCTGCCCCTGAGCACGCTGCTGCGGGTGATGGGCGGGCGCCGGCTGCCCCTGTCCGCGGTCACCTTCCTCGGGGCGGAGCTGGCCTCGGCGCTGGACTACCTGCACCGGCGCACCAACCGCACCGGCGAGCCCCTGCACCTCGTGCACCGGGACCTGAACCCGCCCAACGTGCTGCTCTCGCGCCTGGGCGAGGTGAAGCTGTCGGACTTCGGCATCGCCCGGGATGCCGCGCGCGCGCAGCTCACCGTGGTGGGCACCGTGCGGGGCAAGCTGGGCTACATGGCCCCGGAGCAGGTGCGGGCCGAGCCGATGGATGGGCGCGCGGACCTGTTCGCCCTGGGGCTCACCCTCCACGAGGCCATCACCGGCCAGCGCCTGCTCGTGGGCGAGGGCGAGGCCGCCCTGATGTTCGCCGTCATGGAGCAGGAGCTGAAGCCGCCCTCCCACTTCCGGCCCGGCGTCTCCCCCGCGCTGGACGCGGTGGTGATGCGGCTGCTGGAGCGCAACCTGGGCCGGCGCACCCCCCACAGCGGGGAGCTGCGCCAGCAGTTGCTCCAGCTCACGGGAGAGGAGGCCCCCTATCCCCAAGGCCAGGCGGCGCTGTCGCTGGCCATGCAGGAGGCCCTGCTCCAGCTGCACCGGGGCAGCGAGGCGCTCTCCCCCGCCCAGCCGTCCACCGAGATCGACCAGCGGTTCCAGGCACACCCAGGGTAGACCGGCCCCCATGGACACGCGCATGCATATGGACGTTGCCATCGTCACCTACGCCGGCCTGCCGGAGCTCGACCTCCACGATGCCCTGCTCATCCCCGCGCTGGCCTCGCTGGGGCTGAAGGCCCGCCCGTGTGTCTGGGATGATCCCCGGATCGACTGGAGCGTGCCCCGGGTGGCGGTGGTGCGCACCGCCTGGGATACCCACCTGCGGCGGGAGGCCTTCGTGGACTGGGCCCGCCGCACGGGCGAGCGCACCCAGCTCCACAACCCGCCCGAGGTGCTGCGCTGGAACACCCACAAGTCCTACCTGCGCACGCTGGAGGCCCAGGGCATCGCCTTCACCCCCACCGTCTGGGTTCCCCAGGGGGGCTCGCTGAACGTGGGCGCGCTGATGCGCGAGCGGGGGTGGAGCGAGGTGGTGCTCAAGCCGGTGGTGTCCGCCGGCGCGCTGAAGACGTATCGCTTCACGGCCGCGGAGGCGGATCAGGCCCAGGCGCACCTGGACCCGCTCGCCGCCGGGGACGAGGTGATGGTGCAGCCCTACCTCTCCACCTTCGGCACGGACGGGGAGCGCTCCTATATCTTCTTCGATGGCGCCTTCAGCCACGCCGTGCGCCGGCCTCCCGGCCTGGAGAACACCCCTCGCGCCTTCGAGGAGCCCCACCGGATCGACCCACGGCCGGAGGAGCTGCGCCTTGCCCAGGATGTCCTGGACGCCGTGGGGCAGCCGCTGCTCTACGCCCGCGTGGACATCGCCACCGACAACGCGGGGCGTGCTTGCCTGCAAGAGCTGGAAGCGACCGAGCCCAGGCTCTTCCTCGGGCTCGACGCCCAGGCGCCACTCCGCCTGGCCCAGGCCGTGGCCCGGAAGCTGTAGCCGCGAGTGCGGTCCGGTGGACGTTGGGGCCCCGCGTTCCGCCGAGTCGTGGACACCTGGATCACAGGAGTCATGCGCCCGGGCCCCATCGGTGTTTAATTCCGTCCCCCATGGCGCGCTCTCTCCTGCTCTCGCTCCTCGTCCGTCAACGCATGGCCCTTCAAGGGCGGTTTCAAGCCCGCTACCCCCACCCGTGGCTCATCTGGGAGGCGGGCGCCTGGAATGTGCCGGAGACGGACATGCAGAACGTCGCGGCCACCCGGCTGCCCGTGTCGGATCTCCGGGACTGCCTGCCCCCGGGAGACGCCCTCTGCTTCGAGCTGGTGCCCCCCCCCTCCGCCCAGGCCGTGCTGAGGGTGGGCCGCGCCACGCACAACGAGTTCGTCATCAACGACGCCACCGTGTCGCGCGAGCACATCCTCCTGTCCGTGGACGCGCAGGGGCAGTGGCGCGTGGAGGCGCACCCCAAGGCGGGCTCGGTGAAGCTCGGCGGGGTGCCGCTGCAGCCCGGCCAGCCGCACCTGTTGAAGCCGGAGGTGCCCCTGGAGCTGGGGGATGCGCGGCTCACCTTCCAGGGGCCGGAGGAATTCTCCGCGCGCCTGGGCCGCATCGCCGCCCGCCTGACCGAGCAGATGGGTCAGGCCCGCGTGGTGTGAGCGCACCGGCCGCACGCGTGGCCCGGGCTCAGCGGGAGGAGACGGTGCCCAGCGACGTGGGCCGGGGATCCGGCGCCGTCACCGCGTAGACGACGCCGCCCGTCAGCAGCAAGGCCGCCCCCGCCCCCGCCCAGACCCACCACTTGTGGGTAAGGGGCTCGCGCACCTCTTTCCCCGCCGCGCCCTTGCCCAGGGCCGCCGGCGCCACCGCGGGCTTGCTGGCGTTGGCCACGGCCTGGCGCTCGGCCTCCTTGAGCGTGACTTCCTGTTTGGGCGCGGCGCGCGCGTTGGACTCCCGCGCCGCCGCGGCCTTGGGGCGATCCGTCTTCGGCTTCGCGGCGGTCTTCTCCCGCTCGGTGCGGCGCTGGGCCTCCGCCTGCGCCTGCGCGCGGGAGTCCATCTCCGTGATGAGGTCCTTCACCAGGGGCGCGTTGGGCGGCTCCTTCGGCGAGAGCGCCAGGTAGCGCCGGTAAAAGGTGGCCGCGCGCTCGTAGCTGCCGAGCTGGCGGTGGCACTGGGCCACGTTGAAGAGGAAGGCCGGCAGGGGCACCAGGTTGTAGGCCGCGTCGAACGAGGACAGGGCCTGACGGAAGTTCCCCTGCTCATAGAAGGCGTTGCCCTCGGCGAACTTCGCCCGGGCCTCGGTCTTCGCCTCTTCCGTGGGGGCCGCGGCGCTCGCGGCCAGCGGAAGAACCAGCCCCAACACCCACAGGAGGCCAAGGAGCCGGCCCTGCCGCTCACATCGCGAACGGATCGATGAGTTCATCGCGCTTGATGTCCTTCCGGGGCGCGGCCTTCGGCGGCGCGGCCGGGACCTTCACCAGGGGCACCTCGAGGAGGGCGTTGGCGTCCAGGCGCACTTCACGCTCCTGGGAGACGTGACCCGCCAGCTCCACCCGCAGCCCGAGGGGCTCGTTTGATCTCGGCAACTGCTTCACCAGGGGCGTCACCCCGAGCGCCTCGCCCGTGTCCGCGCGCACCACGCGCGCCCCTGCGGGCACCGTGCGCACATCGAGGGTGACCGGGGCCAGGACGGGCGCCGGCACGGCCACGGCCACGGGCGCTTCCGCCACCGCCACGTCCGAACGCCACATCCGCTCCACGCCCCGCCAGGTGAGCCCGCCCGCCAGCATCGCCAGCGCCATGCCGCCGATGAGCATCGGCGTCCGGCCCTGCAGCAGGGGGCTCCTCACCGCCTTCATGCGGCGCGTGGGGATGGAGTCCTCTTCGTCCTCCAGCGCCACGTCCGAGCGCTTCACCCCGCCCAGCAGGAGCAGCGCCGTCGTCACCTCGGAGAGCTGCTGGGGCCGGGCCTCGGGCTCCTTGGCGAGGCAGCGCAGCACCAGCTGCGCCAGCGCGGCCGGCATGGGCTCGCCGGAGGCCAGCTTCGCCGGCAGGGCCGGCGGCGGCTGGGTGATGATCTGCACCACGAGCTGCCCGAAGGCGGGCGCCTGGAACGGCGGGCGGCCCGCGAGCAGCTCATAGAGCAGGTTGCCCACGGCATAGATGTCCGCGCGGTGATCCACCGGCAGCCCCGCGGCCTGCTCGGGCGCCATGTACGTGGGCGTGCCGATGATGGTGCCGTCCAGCGTGCCGTTGGTGCCCTCGGAGGTGAGAATCTTGGCCACCCCGAAGTCGAGCACCTTGACGAAGTCCACCATGCCGCTGCGGTGGGCCAGGAAGAGGTTGTCGGGCTTGACGTCCCGGTGCACCACGCCGAGCGCGTGCGCCGCGCCGAGCGCCGCGCACACCTGCACGCCGATGCGCTGGATGCGCTCGAGCGTCAGCCGGTCCTCCTTGAGCACCTCGGCGAGGCTCTGCCCGCGCAGCAGCTCCATCACGCAGTAGACGCGCCCCTTCTCCGGCTCCTCCACGAAGTCGAAGATCTCGACGATGTGCTCGTGGTTGATCTGGTTGACGGAGCGCGCCTCCTGGAAGAAGCGCCGGACGAAGCCACTGTCCCGGGCATGCTCCGGGCGGAGCACCTTGAGCGCCACCTGCCGGCCCAGCCGCACGTGGCGCGCCTGGAACACCCTGCCCATGGAGCCTTCGCCCAGGAGCCGTTCGAGCTGGTAGTTGCCCAGGACATCCCCTTCCTGGATCTCACTACCGCTCCTGCCTGTGTCGTTGGCGGAGGACATGCTGGACAGCACGGTCTGTGCGATGAGGTCTTCACCAGCCATGGGAGAGAAACCTTTCCATTGGAGGGAGCCCTAGCAACCCATCAGCGCCCTTCACGTTCTCTCAATGAGCGATCCGCGTGGATAGGCCGTCCACCTCCGGACACTCTTCCTGCTCTACAAGGCAATCCCACCTGGGACTACCTGGAGGCCCGGCCAGCGGGAGCGGATCACCCGCCCCCGCCTCCGCCGCCGGTCTTCTGCGCCTTGGGTACAGTCCTATTGAGCAACAACGATTCGTGTTGCCTCGGCCACGGACCCGCGCGGGAACCGTTCAGCAGCCCTCACCGTTCGGGCCACTCTCGTCCACCTTGCCATCGCAGTTGTCGTCGATGCCGTTGCCGCACACTTCCGGCTCGGGCAGGCAGCAGTACTGCAGGGTGCCCAGCGTGGCGCACACGTAGCCATCGCCGCCGCAGTCCCCATCGGCGGTGCAGGCGTAGGGCTTGTCGTCCGGGAAATCGACACTGCAGCCCGAGGACAGTCCAACGAGGGCGGCGCACAGCGACAGCTTCAGGAAAGAAACGGAATTCATGGTCAGAAGCTCCCACCGAAGACGACGTGAAGGCCGGTGGAGGAGGCCGGCGCGGTGTCAGTCCCCGGCGCCACCGGGGGCGGCGCGCTCTTCGTGGGGACCACCACCAGCCAGGCCACGCTGCCGGCCGTGACCGCGGCACCCCCCACCATCAGCGCCGTGGCCAGGTTCGCCTGGCTCTGCGCATCGATGCGCTCGCCGCGGGAGATATCGATGACACCATTGTTGTCGGCGTCCACGGCGCGGTCGCCCACCTTCTTGGCATCGCTGCCCAGGAAGGCGCCCACGCCCACCGCCACCAGTCCCGCCACCGCGGTGTAGAGCGCGGGCCGCTTGAAGATGGAGGGGCCCGACGGGCCGCTCTTCTTCTTGCGCGAGGAGGCCACCTCGTCCCCCGGCCCCTCGGGCGCGGGGCCCGTGGACTCCAGGTACACGTCCACCGAGGAGGTCTCCCCGGGCTTGAGGTCCAGCTTCTTCGTATAGGTGGAGTACTCCTCCGCCTCGACCGTGAGCGTGGACTCCACGGGCGGCACGCGCGCCTCGAGGCTGCCCACCCCCAGCGTCTTCTCGCCCAGGCGCACCACCGCCTGGGACACGTTGACGTTCACCTTGAGCACCGAGCGGGGCTTGGCCAGGGACTTGAGCCGGTCGGCCAGCAGCCGCGCGCCGCCCTGCTGGAACTTCGCGTCCTTCGGGTTGCGGCCCGTCAGCGAGTCGGTCTCCACCACGCCGCGGTCGTGGTCATACGTCCACAGCCGGAACGTCCACCCGTCGTCCTCCAGCGCCAGCCGCGCGGTGACGAGCAGGTTCGCATCCAGCGTCTCCGCGGGCTCCGCCAGGCACGAGGCCGAGGTGCACTTGAGCGCCGTCTCGTAGCCGTCCGACAGCCGCTCCTTGGTGTCCTTGAAGGAGGCGCCCAGCGCCACCCCACCCACACCGCGCACAGCGCCATACAGGCCGCGGAGCCAGCGGCCCGCGACGGCGGCACCGGCACGCTCGGGGGTGTCCAGACCCAGGAGGACGGCGCGCGGCAGCAGCTCCGCGCCGGCCGTATCGGCTGAGAGGTCCATGCCGACAGCGCCGGGATCTCCCGTGTCCTCGCTGTCGGAGTCGGTGGGAGGGGGCTCGGAGCCGGACAGATCCAGCCCCATACCCTGGGCCTGGGCGGCGGAAGCCAGCGCCAGCATCAGCAAGAGGGCGAAGCCAACGGCGGAAGTACGCATACCCCCCTTCTTACCGCGCCGCCTCCCAACACGGAATGGATTAGAAGGGGAAGAGCGCCGGTCCCGAGGCCAGGAAGCGCGCCAGCGCCTGGGCCTTGGTGCGCAGGGAGTCCACCTCGATGGACTCCTCCACCGTGTGCGATCCCTGGCCCCGGGGGCCCAGTCCGTCAATCGACGGGATGCCCAGCCCAAAGGAAGTGCTGGCATCCGAGCCGCCCCCCACCCGGGGCGACTCCGCATGGCCCAGCCCCGAGGCCTGGGCGCACCGGCCGTAGGCGGCCATCAGCGCCGCGGAGGCCTCGGTGCGCTCCAGGGGCGCGCGCGCCACCCCGCCCACCACCTCCAGCCGGGTGCCCGGAATGCCCTGGCAGGCCTGGGTGGCCAGGTGCTGGAGGCGCGCGACCAGCGCCTCGCCATCCTCGCGGGAGCAGAAGCGCAGGTCCACGTCCGCCTCGGCGCGGTCCGGCACGGTGTTCTTCCCCTGGCCGCCCACCACCCGCCCCACGTTGACCGTGAGCCCGCGCGCCGCATCGGTGAGCTGCTGCGCCCCGTCCACGAAGCGCGCGAGCGCCCAGAGCGCGTTGGCCCCGTCCGCGTACGCGTCGCCCGCGTGGGCGGCCCGGCCCTGGGCCACCACCTTGAGCGTCCCCGTGCCCTTGCGCTGGGTGACGATGGCATCCCCCGGCCGCCCCGCCCCGAAGACGAGGCAGGCCTGGGCCCCGCCAATCGCCTCGCGGATGACGCCCTGGCCCTCCGGCGAGCCCACCTCCTCGTCCGAGACCACCACCAGCCGCAGCGGCGGCAGCGCCTGCAACCCCCCCGAGGCCGCCAGCGCCCGGAGCGCCCAGGCTATGACGATGAGCCCGCCCTTCGGATCCAACGCGCCGGGCCCCCGCCGCAGCGCCCCTTCCTTCCGGTAGCCCTCGAACCGGCCCGGGGGGTAGACGGTATCCAAATGTCCCACTAGGGCCACGGGCCGCACGCCGGCCCGGCCTGCGGAGCGGAACACGAGGTGATCGGCGAAGCGGGCGCTGAGCACCAGCTCGGCGGAGAGTCCAGGTACCGCGAAGCACTCGCGCAGCAGGCCCGCCAGCGTCCGGCCCCCGGCCGGGTTCTCCGTGTAGGAGTTCACCCGCACCAGCGCGCCAAGCGCCTCGTCCATCTCCCCCGTCCTGTGCTCCAACCACCTGGCAGCCGCTTCTCCCAACTCGCGCATGAGGCCTCCCGGGCCGGGGGCATACGTCAGCCCCGGCAACACGCAAAGTCCCCTTGTGTGCTTGCTCCCCTGGCGCCCGGCGGGGGTACCAGGGCTGGCCGGAAGCTTGCCGGGTGCGCGCCCCATCCGCATCCCTCTCTATACAAGGGAGGATCAAAGAATGTCCGACAAGCTCTGGATTCTGGTGGGCAACGCGAGCCGGGTGCGGCTGTTCTCCGCGAACGAGCAAGGGGATGACTGGAAGCTGCTGGAGGAGTTCCGCCACGACGACAGCCGGGCGCGCAACACGGACCTGCTGGAGCAGCAGGACAACCCCAACGCCGGTACCCTCCATGGCCCCGTGGCCGAGCAGGAGCCCAACGGCCGGAAGAACCTGGAGCACGAGCGGTTCGCGCGCGAGCTGTGCGCGCACCTGGACCGGGGCGTGGACCACCACATGTTCGAGCGCCTGGTCATCGCCGCCCCGCCCAGCTTCCTGGGCCTGCTGCGCAAGACGCTGAGCAAGCGGGCACTCCAGCGGCTGGTGCTGGACCTGGATGCGGACTATTCCAATCTGCCCGCCCGTGAGCTGCCCAACCGTGTGCCCATCCTTTAGGGACGGAACGCTCTGGAAGCCCCTGCGGCTCTGATACGCTCGCAGGCAGGACGGGCTGCCCTCCAGACCCACGGCCTGGGAAGCAGCCCGTCGCTGGTACTCCTCCTGGCCAGAGCGACATGACCCTGCCCCTTCTTGGCACCCTCAAGCTCCGCGGGCGCCTGACGCTGTACACCACCCTGCTCTACGTGGTGCCGCTGGCGGCGCTGGGGTGGCTCCAGTTCATGGACTCGCGGGAGCGGGTGCGGCTCCAGGTCCAGGACACGCTCTCCCTGGAAGCCTCGGGCCTGCGGGATTTGGTGGAGGCCATGCTCGCCGAGCGCGAGGCGAACGTGCGCACCTGGGCGGAGGACCCCAGCCTGCGCGCGGCGCTCGAGGGCCCCACCCCGGCGGTGGCCGCCCCGGAGCTGGCCGCCGTGCTGCGCCACGCGCCCACCTTCAGTGGCCTGGTGCTCTTCAACCTGGAGGGCCAGGCCATCGCGGCCAGCCCCCCGGGCCTGCTCCATGCCTACTCGGACCAGCAGGACGAGGTGCACGAGAGCCCCTGGTTCCGCGCCGCGCGCGAGGGGCGGATGACGGACAAGGGGCTGAGCCCCCAGGCCTCCGCCATCTTCCGCAAGCGCGTGCTGCCCCTGGCGGCGCCCGTGGTGGGAGACCCGGAGACGCCCCCGCTGGGCGTGCTGATGGCGGCATATGACTGGGAGCACCTGGCCCGGGTGGTGGCCCCCACGCTGGAGCGGGCCCGCCTGCGCTCCCACTTGAGCTTCGCGCTGTCGGTGCGGCGCGCGGATGGCACGAGCCTCTTCGAGGCGCGGGGCGCCCCGCCGCGCCCGGGCTCCAAGCCGCTGACCGTCGTCATGGAGAACGACCGCCGGATCCGCGACGTGGGCGACGGCTGGCGCTTCGTGGCGCAGGTGGATCCCGAGGAGGCCTATGCAGACGAGTCCCGCACGCTGCTGGTGAACCTCGCCGTGACGGGCCTGGCCATGATGGTGGCGGCCATGGGCACCTTCCTGGTGGCCCGCATCGTCACCCGGCCGCTCGTGGCGCTCAGCGGCATGGTGGGCCGCATCATCCACGACCGGGACCTGAGCCAGCCCCTGCCCGTGCAGGCCTCGAACGACGAGGTGGGGCAGCTGGCCAGCGCGTTCGCGCTCATGCTGGGCCACCTCCGGGACACCACCGCCAGCCTGCAGAACGGCATGCGGGTGCTCAACAACACGGTGAGCGAGCTCAACCAGGCCTCGCGCCACCAGGAGCGCAACATCGCGCGCCAGGCGGCCGCGCTCCAGCAGACGCAGGTGACGGCGCAGGAAATCAAGCAGACCTCCCTGCTGGCCGCGGAGAAGGCCGACACGGTGCTCAGCGTGGCCTCCCGGGCCGAGGACGTGGGGCGCTCGGGCGAGGCCGCCATCAGCAGCAGCCTCGGGGGCTTCGAGGGCCTCCAGGAGCAGGTGGCCCAGATGGCGCAGAGCATCGCCCGGCTCAACGAGCGCACCCAGCAGATCGGCGGGATTACGCAAACGGTGAAGGACCTGGCGGACCAGTCGAACATGCTGGCGCTGAATGCCGCCATCGAGGCGGTGCGCAGCGGCGAGCACGGCAAGGGCTTCGG is part of the Stigmatella aurantiaca genome and encodes:
- a CDS encoding methyl-accepting chemotaxis protein, giving the protein MTLPLLGTLKLRGRLTLYTTLLYVVPLAALGWLQFMDSRERVRLQVQDTLSLEASGLRDLVEAMLAEREANVRTWAEDPSLRAALEGPTPAVAAPELAAVLRHAPTFSGLVLFNLEGQAIAASPPGLLHAYSDQQDEVHESPWFRAAREGRMTDKGLSPQASAIFRKRVLPLAAPVVGDPETPPLGVLMAAYDWEHLARVVAPTLERARLRSHLSFALSVRRADGTSLFEARGAPPRPGSKPLTVVMENDRRIRDVGDGWRFVAQVDPEEAYADESRTLLVNLAVTGLAMMVAAMGTFLVARIVTRPLVALSGMVGRIIHDRDLSQPLPVQASNDEVGQLASAFALMLGHLRDTTASLQNGMRVLNNTVSELNQASRHQERNIARQAAALQQTQVTAQEIKQTSLLAAEKADTVLSVASRAEDVGRSGEAAISSSLGGFEGLQEQVAQMAQSIARLNERTQQIGGITQTVKDLADQSNMLALNAAIEAVRSGEHGKGFGVVAREIRSLADQSIQATERVRDILGDISQAILSTAKMTEQGYTRMEEGLGQVRASGENLRELSTIVHDNAAAVRQIAAAVSQQNAGISQIFGAVTDLSTMMNETVTSLQSTSNAARTLQEVAEQMEHVARSYRV
- a CDS encoding PEGA domain-containing protein yields the protein MRTSAVGFALLLMLALASAAQAQGMGLDLSGSEPPPTDSDSEDTGDPGAVGMDLSADTAGAELLPRAVLLGLDTPERAGAAVAGRWLRGLYGAVRGVGGVALGASFKDTKERLSDGYETALKCTSASCLAEPAETLDANLLVTARLALEDDGWTFRLWTYDHDRGVVETDSLTGRNPKDAKFQQGGARLLADRLKSLAKPRSVLKVNVNVSQAVVRLGEKTLGVGSLEARVPPVESTLTVEAEEYSTYTKKLDLKPGETSSVDVYLESTGPAPEGPGDEVASSRKKKSGPSGPSIFKRPALYTAVAGLVAVGVGAFLGSDAKKVGDRAVDADNNGVIDISRGERIDAQSQANLATALMVGGAAVTAGSVAWLVVVPTKSAPPPVAPGTDTAPASSTGLHVVFGGSF
- a CDS encoding ATP-grasp domain-containing protein, giving the protein MHMDVAIVTYAGLPELDLHDALLIPALASLGLKARPCVWDDPRIDWSVPRVAVVRTAWDTHLRREAFVDWARRTGERTQLHNPPEVLRWNTHKSYLRTLEAQGIAFTPTVWVPQGGSLNVGALMRERGWSEVVLKPVVSAGALKTYRFTAAEADQAQAHLDPLAAGDEVMVQPYLSTFGTDGERSYIFFDGAFSHAVRRPPGLENTPRAFEEPHRIDPRPEELRLAQDVLDAVGQPLLYARVDIATDNAGRACLQELEATEPRLFLGLDAQAPLRLAQAVARKL
- a CDS encoding host attachment protein is translated as MSDKLWILVGNASRVRLFSANEQGDDWKLLEEFRHDDSRARNTDLLEQQDNPNAGTLHGPVAEQEPNGRKNLEHERFARELCAHLDRGVDHHMFERLVIAAPPSFLGLLRKTLSKRALQRLVLDLDADYSNLPARELPNRVPIL
- a CDS encoding serine/threonine-protein kinase, translating into MTTTHPTAVSRFLKSHLRRDSQARETSVAGYMAGLAAACLVAVGALGPYIGWGLTRALLGLVALLCVYYTVLWRALGAGWFHPIIHWLNVAIEVSIPSVVLAFDLRFQGPIYALTAPTLVIWGTLVVLAALRTQPMLALMAGGLAAGEYLLLYFFFVRPLLPEEPLLTLTPPFIIMRAVFLLSSGVATAILARHFVRKTGQALAALREQEVMGKYLLHERIGTGGMAEVYRATYCPEGGFEKQVALKRILPHFADDAGFVTLFRREAELCSTLHHPNIVQVFDLGRHANSYFLAMEYVDGLPLSTLLRVMGGRRLPLSAVTFLGAELASALDYLHRRTNRTGEPLHLVHRDLNPPNVLLSRLGEVKLSDFGIARDAARAQLTVVGTVRGKLGYMAPEQVRAEPMDGRADLFALGLTLHEAITGQRLLVGEGEAALMFAVMEQELKPPSHFRPGVSPALDAVVMRLLERNLGRRTPHSGELRQQLLQLTGEEAPYPQGQAALSLAMQEALLQLHRGSEALSPAQPSTEIDQRFQAHPG
- a CDS encoding M20/M25/M40 family metallo-hydrolase, which produces MDEALGALVRVNSYTENPAGGRTLAGLLRECFAVPGLSAELVLSARFADHLVFRSAGRAGVRPVALVGHLDTVYPPGRFEGYRKEGALRRGPGALDPKGGLIVIAWALRALAASGGLQALPPLRLVVVSDEEVGSPEGQGVIREAIGGAQACLVFGAGRPGDAIVTQRKGTGTLKVVAQGRAAHAGDAYADGANALWALARFVDGAQQLTDAARGLTVNVGRVVGGQGKNTVPDRAEADVDLRFCSREDGEALVARLQHLATQACQGIPGTRLEVVGGVARAPLERTEASAALMAAYGRCAQASGLGHAESPRVGGGSDASTSFGLGIPSIDGLGPRGQGSHTVEESIEVDSLRTKAQALARFLASGPALFPF
- a CDS encoding serine/threonine-protein kinase, with the protein product MAGEDLIAQTVLSSMSSANDTGRSGSEIQEGDVLGNYQLERLLGEGSMGRVFQARHVRLGRQVALKVLRPEHARDSGFVRRFFQEARSVNQINHEHIVEIFDFVEEPEKGRVYCVMELLRGQSLAEVLKEDRLTLERIQRIGVQVCAALGAAHALGVVHRDVKPDNLFLAHRSGMVDFVKVLDFGVAKILTSEGTNGTLDGTIIGTPTYMAPEQAAGLPVDHRADIYAVGNLLYELLAGRPPFQAPAFGQLVVQIITQPPPALPAKLASGEPMPAALAQLVLRCLAKEPEARPQQLSEVTTALLLLGGVKRSDVALEDEEDSIPTRRMKAVRSPLLQGRTPMLIGGMALAMLAGGLTWRGVERMWRSDVAVAEAPVAVAVPAPVLAPVTLDVRTVPAGARVVRADTGEALGVTPLVKQLPRSNEPLGLRVELAGHVSQEREVRLDANALLEVPLVKVPAAPPKAAPRKDIKRDELIDPFAM
- a CDS encoding FHA domain-containing protein, with amino-acid sequence MARSLLLSLLVRQRMALQGRFQARYPHPWLIWEAGAWNVPETDMQNVAATRLPVSDLRDCLPPGDALCFELVPPPSAQAVLRVGRATHNEFVINDATVSREHILLSVDAQGQWRVEAHPKAGSVKLGGVPLQPGQPHLLKPEVPLELGDARLTFQGPEEFSARLGRIAARLTEQMGQARVV
- a CDS encoding tetratricopeptide repeat protein, which codes for MNSSIRSRCERQGRLLGLLWVLGLVLPLAASAAAPTEEAKTEARAKFAEGNAFYEQGNFRQALSSFDAAYNLVPLPAFLFNVAQCHRQLGSYERAATFYRRYLALSPKEPPNAPLVKDLITEMDSRAQAQAEAQRRTEREKTAAKPKTDRPKAAAARESNARAAPKQEVTLKEAERQAVANASKPAVAPAALGKGAAGKEVREPLTHKWWVWAGAGAALLLTGGVVYAVTAPDPRPTSLGTVSSR